The following coding sequences lie in one Arachis ipaensis cultivar K30076 chromosome B03, Araip1.1, whole genome shotgun sequence genomic window:
- the LOC107631569 gene encoding ent-kaurenoic acid oxidase 2 — MVVLGLSAGVVTALLGVVLVVTLIVKNVNWFFYEAKLGAKKRSLLPPGDLGLPFVGNMWSFLSAYKSPNPETFINSFYSRYGKTGMYKSLMFGSPGIIVTTPELSRKILTDDENFKLGWPRSTIELVGEKSFIAMGDEDHKRLRRLTSASINGLEPLSMYLAFMDELMKNELEKWSKMGQIELLTELRRLTFKIIIHIFLGASSTSVMEALEKEYTKLNYGMRALRIDLPGFAFHKAFKARKNLVSIFQSVVNERRKEKLENPNKTAKDMLDQLIDAEDENGRKLADDEVIDIMIMYLNAGHESSGHTTMWATLILQQHPQYFQKAKQEQEEIVKRRPPNQKGMTMKEYRQMDFLSKAIDETMRYITFSLMTFREAKRDVKLNGFLIPEGWKVFVWYRAIHQDPQVYPNPRIFDPSRFDAPRKAGEFLPFGLGTRLCPGNELAKLEITVFLHHFLLNYKLEHTNPNAPIMFLPHTRPVDNCLARVVRLTPYSN; from the exons ATGGTGGTGTTGGGTCTTTCTGCTGGTGTGGTTACAGCCCTGCTGGGTGTAGTTTTGGTGGTAACTTTGATTGTAAAGAATGTGAACTGGTTTTTTTACGAAGCTAAGTTGGGAGCGAAGAAGCGCAGTCTTCTTCCTCCGGGTGACTTGGGTTTACCTTTTGTTGGTAATATGTGGTCTTTCCTCTCTGCTTATAAATCTCCCAATCCTGAAACTTTTATCAACTCATTCTACTCCAG GTATGGGAAAACTGGAATGTACAAGTCTCTAATGTTCGGAAGCCCAGGAATCATTGTTACAACACCCGAATTGAGCAGAAAGATTCTGACGGATGATGAAAACTTCAAGCTTGGGTGGCCTCGATCAACAATTGAGCTTGTTGGAGAGAAATCTTTCATTGCAATGGGCGATGAAGATCACAAGCGTCTTAGGCGTTTGACTTCTGCTTCAATCAACGGCTTGGAACCACTCTCCATGTACTTGGCTTTCATGGACGAACTCATGAAAAACGAATTggaaaaatggtccaagatgGGTCAAATTGAGTTGTTGACTGAACTCAGAAGGCTTACCTTTAAGATCATCATCCACATTTTCCTTGGCGCCTCCAGCACTTCTGTTATGGAAGCTTTGGAAAAGGAATACACTAAGCTCAACTATGGCATGAGAGCTTTGCGCATTGATCTTCCCGGTTTTGCATTCCACAAAGCCTTCAAG GCTAGAAAGAATCTGGTTAGCATATTTCAAAGTGTTGTGAATGAGAGGAGAAAGGAGAAGTTAGAAAATCCAAACAAAACAGCAAAAGATATGTTGGATCAATTGATTGATGCTGAAGACGAGAACGGTAGGAAATTGGCTGATGATGAAGTGATTGACATTATGATAATGTATTTGAATGCTGGACATGAATCTTCTGGACACACTACCATGTGGGCTACTTTGATTCTTCAACAGCACCCTCAGTATTTCCAAAAGGCTAAGCAAGAACAGGAAGAGATAGTGAAGCGGAGGCCACCAAATCAGAAGGGTATGACAATGAAGGAATATAGGCAGATGGATTTCCTCTCAAAGGCAATTGATGAAACTATGCGCTATATTACCTTCTCTTTAATGACATTCCGGGAGGCAAAGCGTGATGTCAAACTGAATG GTTTTCTTATTCCCGAAGGTTGGAAGGTTTTTGTTTGGTATAGGGCTATTCACCAAGACCCTCAGGTTTATCCTAATCCAAGGATATTTGATCCTTCAAGATTTGAT GCCCCCCGCAAGGCTGGTGAGTTTCTGCCATTTGGGTTGGGAACCAGATTGTGCCCTGGGAATGAGCTTGCCAAATTGGAAATCACAGTGTTTCTTCATCACTTTCTGCTGAACTACAA GCTTGAGCATACAAATCCAAATGCTCCCATAATGTTCCTTCCTCATACAAGGCCCGTGGACAATTGCTTGGCTAGAGTTGTCAGACTTACCCCTTATTCCAATTAG
- the LOC107633864 gene encoding probable serine/threonine-protein kinase At1g01540: MATISATCYFYILSWLWLCSMTLCGTVLEDLKNLHPPPEFNSTIMTNCLNNPSLRYCSSSPMNFDEIFKYTIVASHLCNESKNPNCIESFPKVDLRNRPNIAPLYLSFEFFWRYCPLTIVSIDVSNNSLKGNFPIDVLHCTQIHALDLSINEFSGDIPIQSFTPLTNLTFLNLSYNCFSESEELSDSQFFKRFNSSSFLHSGALLDHRRFFTLKVVILLVGFPILVILMVIFLAWLCFQRPDFLPRKLQRRRTFTPAILNAATSGFSSKNLVGKSDVVHIYKGVLRDGTQVKIEMYWDEISRERYRKFVEECKVLSELDHKNLVRVLGWCKSRKFRAVITEWTRKENVEMWLLSESAPPPWSHRVKVLMGVVECMQYLQEEWPQVDYVLNTSSVLLTQDLEPLISRFKVVDHNISTTRNICKFGVFMLQVILNRKGQEEFERDASGFIKYMRSVDPEELQQMIDERMELGETSFHQVKQAVSLGLMCIDQSNSEQPSLAFISNSIARAYKATRVLPSANHTITRSHGGHRFKGHKT; this comes from the exons ATGGCTACCATTTCTGCAACTTGCTACTTCTATATTCTATCATGGTTATGGTTATGCTCCATGACACTATGTGGAACAGTGTTAGAAGACCTAAAAAACTTGCATCCACCTCCAGAATTTAACTCCACAATCATGACAAACTGTCTCAATAACCCTTCGCTTAGGTACTGCAGTTCCTCTCCCATGAACTTTGACGAAATATTCAAATACACCATTGTTGCTAGCCATCTCTGCAATGAATCAAAGAACCCCAATTGCATAGAATCCTTCCCCAAAGTTGATCTTAGAAACCGTCCAAACATTGCACCTCTTTACTTGTCATTTGAATTCTTCTGGAGGTATTGCCCCCTAACCATAGTTTCCATTGATGTGTCAAACAACTCTTTGAAGGGGAATTTTCCTATTGATGTTCTTCATTGCACTCAAATACATGCTCTTGATTTAAGCATCAATGAGTTTTCTGGTGATATTCCAATTCAGAGTTTCACTCCTCTCACCAACCTTACTTTCCTTAACCTATCCTATAACTGCTTCTCTGAGAGTGAAGAACTATCTGATTCACAGTTCTTCAAAAGGTTTAATTCTTCAAGTTTTCTTCATTCTGGTGCACTCTTGGATCACAGAAGGTTCTTCACATTGAAGGTTGTGATCTTATTGGTTGGTTTTCCCATCCTTGTCATTCTGATGGTGATTTTCTTAGCATGGCTTTGTTTTCAAAGGCCTGATTTTCTTCCGAGAAAACTTCAAAGAAGAAGGACCTTCACACCTGCAATTCTAAACGCGGCGACATCTGGTTTTTCAAGCAAGAATTTAGTAGGGAAGAGTGATGTTGTTCACATCTACAAAGGGGTCTTGAGAGACGGCACACAAGTGAAAATTGAGATGTATTGGGATGAGATATCAAGGGAGAGATATCGTAAATTTGTTGAAGAATGCAAGGTGCTCTCTGAGTTAGACCACAAGAACCTTGTTAGGGTTCTAGGGTGGTGTAAGAGCAGAAAATTCAGGGCTGTTATCACAGAATGGACAAGAAAGGAGAATGTTGAAATGTGGTTATTATCAGAGTCTGCTCCACCACCATGGAGTCATAGAGTCAAAGTGTTAATGGGAGTTGTAGAATGCATGCAGTATCTGCAGGAGGAATGGCCTCAAGTTGACTATGTTCTCAACACAAGTAGTGTTCTATTGACTCAAGATTTGGAACCATTAATTTCAAGGTTCAAAGTTGTAGATCATAACATTAGTACTACAAGAA ATATATGCAAGTTTGGTGTATTCATGCTGCAAGTGATACTAAATAGGAAGGGTCAAGAAGAGTTTGAAAGGGATGCAAGTGGGTTCATTAAGTATATGAGAAGTGTTGATCCTGAAGAGTTGCAACAGATGATTGATGAGAGAATGGAACTAGGTGAAACTAGTTTTCATCAAGTTAAACAGGCTGTATCCCTTGGATTAATGTGCATAGACCAATCAAACAGTGAGCAACCGAGCTTGGCCTTCATATCTAATAGCATTGCCAGAGCCTACAAGGCTACCCGTGTTTTGCCATCTGCAAATCATACAATAACAAGATCCCATGGAGGCCATAGATTTAAGGGACACAAGACATAA